In Desulforamulus hydrothermalis Lam5 = DSM 18033, a genomic segment contains:
- a CDS encoding TIGR02679 family protein, which produces MLDYLRQPCFEKLFNLARKKIQSLNGLRGTVTLDNLSPVDQDLISGFLGKNCLGRTRLKIPLHEIDEVLKNSPLEMGLYPFLELYFNERILTSQEIYATRKYRWSRFFAQLQEQAQTPVTQDWLAQLWQGTGRGYRTLLALYQDNPQAALDEAFICVKALDYLATHPGENLRIPVFAAKLTGDPHALDLENSLGRLLYYGLLHFLDKPETDYTAEGKRTLFREAGLLDDDVSSNVLAAGLRVCQADPRFTVFDVANATGSPLILPLRFLAMPTRWQPGQKIYMTENPAVFSTILDVCPAAFLPPIICGSGQPSVAALTLLDQLVQAGCIICYSGDFDLKGLEIAIRLAQRYKQNFRPWCYDNETYLGVPHGKPAAANQINNLRKLDVPWDKQLVHRMSERKLFVYQESFIDKLINQFNNRHLKLAITKE; this is translated from the coding sequence ATGCTTGACTATTTGCGCCAGCCTTGTTTTGAGAAACTGTTTAACCTGGCCAGGAAAAAGATCCAATCCTTAAACGGTCTCCGGGGTACGGTTACTCTGGACAACCTTTCCCCGGTGGACCAGGACCTGATCAGCGGTTTTCTGGGCAAGAACTGTTTGGGGCGGACCAGGCTAAAAATCCCTTTGCATGAAATAGATGAGGTTCTGAAAAACAGCCCCCTGGAAATGGGACTATACCCTTTCCTGGAACTATATTTTAATGAAAGAATTCTGACCAGCCAGGAAATTTACGCAACCCGGAAATACCGTTGGTCCCGGTTTTTTGCCCAACTGCAAGAACAAGCCCAAACCCCGGTAACCCAAGACTGGTTGGCTCAACTTTGGCAAGGGACCGGCAGAGGCTACCGCACCCTGCTGGCCCTATACCAGGATAACCCGCAGGCTGCCCTTGATGAGGCTTTCATCTGCGTAAAAGCACTGGATTACTTAGCCACCCATCCCGGTGAGAATTTACGCATTCCTGTTTTTGCCGCCAAATTAACCGGTGACCCCCATGCCCTGGACCTGGAAAACTCGTTGGGGCGGCTACTTTATTACGGTCTGCTGCACTTCTTGGACAAGCCGGAAACAGACTATACTGCCGAAGGAAAGCGCACCCTGTTCCGGGAGGCCGGGCTTTTGGACGATGATGTTTCATCCAATGTGCTGGCAGCCGGCCTGCGCGTATGCCAGGCTGACCCCAGGTTTACCGTTTTTGATGTGGCCAATGCCACCGGCAGCCCTTTAATTTTACCCCTGCGCTTTCTGGCAATGCCCACCCGCTGGCAACCCGGACAAAAAATTTATATGACGGAAAACCCGGCGGTATTCAGCACCATTCTGGATGTCTGCCCTGCTGCTTTCTTACCCCCAATCATCTGCGGCAGCGGCCAGCCCAGTGTGGCGGCCCTCACCCTGTTAGACCAACTTGTCCAAGCCGGATGCATTATTTGCTACAGCGGGGACTTTGACCTCAAAGGACTGGAAATTGCCATCCGCCTGGCTCAGCGCTATAAACAAAATTTTCGGCCCTGGTGTTATGATAATGAAACCTACCTGGGGGTACCCCACGGCAAACCGGCGGCTGCCAATCAAATAAACAACCTGAGAAAGCTTGATGTCCCTTGGGACAAGCAATTGGTTCACCGCATGTCAGAGAGAAAGTTGTTCGTTTACCAGGAATCCTTTATAGATAAACTGATAAACCAATTCAACAACCGGCACCTAAAGCTCGCCATCACCAAAGAGTGA
- a CDS encoding TIGR02680 family protein, which yields MMRNRWQMNLAGIFNFWYYTDEVQFKLSDGRLVLRGANGSGKSVTMQSFLPLVLDGNKRPSRLDPFGSKDRKIDYYLLLEPDSGIQDRIGYLYLEFYHPEQQRYLTIGIGLRARRNANTGFWGFAITDNRRIGKDILLYERDYSQGQEQKIPLTRSRLEDVIGEGGQVVTEQGKYMEMVNKLLFGYGDLQSFQELLDLLIQLRSPKLSKDFKPTTIYEILSNALPPLQDDELRPLSEVMEDMDQINDRLEEVCLHRREAEKLQQVYNRYNKYLLYHQSSQLLQAKRQWDNQQSSTQELEAKLQEISRSLQERNERLTEQSTKLLEVNARHQVLAASEVLEKRHELNRLREEKERTNRQAERLAKSLMYWQGKQKEYRRDQEKYTAEAAEYTTRQQATLADLEDIAREFDFSRHDVYHRRWDRDMPREFNQWHNWQQDLSEQERQINQALEIARRVDHKKYERDLAEREVGNARQRRDTAEESYRFEEENCDLVQKSYQEQIFAWRKNLLELHLSDEELQKTLHRLSLFPEVSYESIKEPMLEAFDHRYLDLQKQKVALEQQRDRHQEEQNQLRAAWQEWKNHKEPEPPRSAARELSRRQRGEGAPLYALCEFREGVSEELKASLEAALQQSGLLDAWVSPQGLGILGTNEEEIWIAPNPQFFGYTLADYLYPTPPEDGSLKAEIIDQILRTISLGDISSGDNVGAAVNEQGYFRLGALCGKAAAKERAEFIGKETRHRTRLAEMARLEALMEQEQQNIDDCNRQIHRIEEALTRLTQEKSCFPAGDELQEAFSRLAQARREMESALEEERQKVELFRQASQAYQETAAELHTFMQGWTIPKNTAGLTAARDQLQTYRQLLGELHSHWSSYCMSQAALDRALAGLAEAAEKIAEETDELASLRETLHQINAQISAFEQALKDLGIEDIDRQLRELEQQRDALQREINALDKEIRQLEKEQGIEESRLSAARELLKEKETALNQARQAWLCEWNRRLVADWSEVTVSEANLPGLYRVAQQVLQQYRDEKYLQKSKDSITNDLFLAFQECRGNLHPYGPELMLDEEHRRNLVLFMRDRHNPLPPQALVQELKTTEEEQRLLLSQKDRELYEQIIIHSVGKAIRYKILRAEQWVQQMNRLMEQRDTSSGLRLHLKWEPRPAANEKELDTLQLVNLLKKDPQMLRNQEIEQMIEHFRSRITWAKQEADQHDTLRQWIYRLLDYREWFRFTLYYEKGEQSRRELTDSRFNALSGGEKALSMYIPLFAATYSRYNDCRPEAPKIISLDEAFAGVDDENMRDMFGLLTQLDFDYMMTSQVLWGCYDTVPKLSVYEIYRPKDARFVTLIQYYWNGFRRMLVDESMVEENA from the coding sequence ATGATGCGCAACCGCTGGCAAATGAATCTGGCCGGTATTTTTAATTTCTGGTATTACACCGATGAAGTTCAGTTTAAGTTAAGCGATGGCCGCCTGGTCCTGCGGGGGGCCAATGGTTCCGGCAAATCCGTAACCATGCAAAGCTTTTTGCCGCTGGTGCTGGACGGCAATAAACGCCCTTCCCGTTTAGATCCCTTTGGTTCCAAGGATCGCAAGATCGACTATTACCTGCTGCTGGAGCCGGATAGCGGTATTCAAGACCGGATTGGTTATCTTTATCTGGAATTTTATCACCCGGAACAACAGCGCTACCTTACTATTGGTATTGGGCTTAGGGCCCGCCGCAATGCCAACACCGGTTTCTGGGGCTTTGCCATCACGGATAACCGTCGCATCGGCAAAGATATTCTGCTTTATGAAAGGGACTACAGCCAAGGACAAGAGCAAAAGATCCCTCTCACCCGTTCCCGGTTGGAGGATGTCATCGGCGAAGGCGGACAAGTGGTCACCGAGCAAGGTAAATATATGGAAATGGTCAACAAACTGCTCTTTGGCTACGGCGATTTACAATCCTTCCAGGAGCTGCTGGACTTGCTGATTCAACTTCGCAGTCCAAAACTGTCCAAGGATTTCAAACCCACCACCATTTATGAAATATTAAGTAACGCCCTGCCTCCTCTGCAGGATGATGAACTGCGCCCGCTGTCGGAAGTCATGGAGGATATGGACCAGATTAACGACCGCCTGGAGGAGGTCTGCCTGCACCGCCGGGAAGCAGAAAAACTCCAGCAGGTGTATAACCGCTACAATAAATACCTGCTCTACCACCAGTCCAGCCAACTGCTGCAGGCCAAAAGGCAGTGGGACAACCAGCAGAGCAGCACCCAGGAACTGGAGGCTAAACTGCAAGAGATCTCCCGCTCTTTACAGGAACGAAACGAGCGACTAACAGAACAATCCACCAAACTCCTGGAGGTTAATGCCCGGCACCAAGTGCTTGCTGCCTCGGAGGTGCTGGAAAAACGGCATGAACTAAACCGGCTGCGGGAGGAAAAAGAGAGAACCAACCGGCAGGCCGAACGGCTGGCCAAAAGCCTGATGTACTGGCAAGGTAAACAAAAGGAATACCGGCGGGATCAAGAGAAGTACACCGCTGAAGCGGCGGAATATACCACCAGGCAGCAGGCGACCCTGGCTGATTTAGAAGACATTGCCCGGGAATTTGATTTTTCCCGGCATGATGTGTACCACCGCCGGTGGGATCGGGATATGCCCCGGGAATTCAATCAGTGGCACAACTGGCAGCAGGATTTGTCCGAACAGGAGCGGCAAATTAACCAAGCGCTGGAAATAGCCCGTCGGGTGGATCACAAAAAGTATGAGCGGGATCTGGCGGAGCGGGAAGTGGGTAATGCCCGTCAGCGGCGGGATACCGCTGAAGAATCCTACCGCTTTGAAGAAGAAAACTGCGACCTGGTGCAAAAATCCTACCAAGAACAAATCTTTGCCTGGCGCAAAAATTTACTGGAACTTCATCTTAGCGATGAGGAACTACAAAAAACTCTGCACCGCCTCTCCCTGTTCCCGGAAGTCTCCTACGAATCCATCAAGGAACCAATGCTGGAGGCCTTCGACCACCGTTATTTGGATTTGCAAAAACAAAAGGTGGCACTGGAGCAACAAAGAGACCGACACCAGGAAGAACAGAATCAACTCCGGGCAGCCTGGCAGGAATGGAAAAACCATAAGGAGCCGGAACCGCCCCGTTCCGCCGCCCGGGAGCTGTCCCGCCGCCAGCGCGGCGAAGGTGCCCCCCTCTATGCACTATGCGAGTTTCGCGAAGGGGTTAGCGAAGAACTTAAAGCCTCCCTGGAAGCGGCCCTGCAGCAAAGCGGGTTACTGGATGCCTGGGTCAGCCCCCAGGGACTGGGTATCCTGGGGACTAATGAAGAGGAAATCTGGATTGCTCCTAATCCACAATTCTTTGGTTACACCCTGGCTGATTACCTGTACCCCACTCCCCCGGAGGATGGCTCGCTGAAAGCTGAAATCATTGACCAAATCCTCCGCACCATCAGCCTGGGAGACATCAGCAGCGGGGATAATGTGGGTGCCGCCGTTAACGAGCAGGGCTATTTTCGCCTGGGAGCCCTTTGCGGCAAGGCGGCGGCCAAGGAACGGGCCGAATTTATCGGTAAAGAAACCAGACACCGCACCCGGCTGGCCGAAATGGCCCGGCTGGAGGCGCTGATGGAACAAGAACAGCAAAATATTGATGATTGTAACCGGCAAATCCACCGGATCGAGGAGGCACTGACCCGACTGACCCAGGAAAAATCCTGCTTCCCCGCCGGTGATGAACTGCAAGAAGCCTTCTCCAGATTGGCCCAGGCCAGGAGAGAAATGGAGTCTGCCCTGGAGGAAGAAAGACAAAAGGTGGAACTTTTCCGCCAAGCATCCCAGGCCTATCAGGAGACTGCAGCCGAACTGCACACCTTCATGCAGGGTTGGACCATTCCTAAAAATACCGCCGGCCTGACCGCTGCCCGGGATCAACTGCAAACCTATCGCCAGCTGCTTGGTGAACTGCATTCCCACTGGTCCAGCTACTGCATGAGCCAGGCAGCTTTAGACCGGGCCCTGGCTGGATTGGCCGAAGCAGCAGAAAAGATTGCCGAGGAAACCGATGAACTGGCGTCCCTGCGAGAAACCTTACACCAAATTAACGCCCAAATCTCAGCCTTTGAACAAGCCCTTAAAGATTTGGGCATTGAGGATATCGACCGGCAACTAAGAGAACTGGAGCAGCAACGGGATGCATTGCAAAGGGAAATTAATGCCCTGGATAAAGAAATTCGTCAGCTAGAAAAAGAGCAGGGCATCGAGGAAAGCAGGCTGTCCGCTGCCCGGGAACTGTTAAAAGAAAAAGAAACTGCCCTTAACCAGGCTCGGCAGGCCTGGCTCTGCGAATGGAACCGGCGGTTGGTGGCAGATTGGTCAGAAGTCACCGTTTCCGAAGCCAACCTGCCCGGTTTATACCGTGTGGCTCAGCAGGTGCTGCAACAATATCGGGATGAAAAATACCTTCAGAAGAGCAAGGATAGCATTACCAACGACCTGTTTCTGGCCTTCCAGGAATGCCGCGGCAATCTGCACCCCTACGGACCTGAGCTGATGCTGGACGAAGAGCACCGGCGGAACCTGGTGCTGTTTATGCGGGACCGGCATAATCCCTTGCCACCCCAGGCCCTGGTACAGGAACTGAAAACCACTGAGGAAGAGCAGCGATTGCTTTTAAGCCAAAAGGACCGGGAACTGTATGAGCAGATTATCATACACAGTGTAGGGAAAGCCATTCGCTATAAAATACTGCGGGCCGAACAATGGGTGCAGCAAATGAACCGGCTGATGGAACAGCGGGATACCTCCAGCGGCCTGCGCTTACACCTCAAGTGGGAACCCAGGCCGGCCGCCAATGAAAAGGAACTGGATACCCTCCAGCTGGTTAATTTATTAAAGAAAGACCCCCAAATGCTGCGAAATCAGGAAATAGAACAAATGATTGAACACTTTCGCTCCCGCATCACCTGGGCCAAACAGGAGGCAGACCAGCATGATACCCTGCGCCAGTGGATTTACCGACTGCTGGATTACCGGGAGTGGTTCCGGTTTACCCTCTATTATGAAAAGGGCGAGCAGTCTCGCAGGGAACTTACCGACAGCCGTTTCAATGCCTTAAGCGGCGGTGAAAAGGCCCTGTCTATGTACATCCCATTGTTTGCCGCCACCTATTCCCGCTACAACGACTGTCGACCGGAAGCCCCCAAAATTATTTCCCTGGACGAAGCCTTCGCCGGTGTTGATGATGAAAACATGCGGGATATGTTTGGGCTGTTAACCCAACTGGATTTTGATTACATGATGACCAGCCAGGTTCTGTGGGGTTGTTATGATACAGTACCAAAGCTGTCGGTTTATGAAATCTACCGTCCCAAAGATGCCAGGTTTGTGACCTTGATTCAGTATTACTGGAACGGCTTCCGGCGTATGCTGGTGGATGAAAGTATGGTGGAGGAGAATGCTTGA